The following proteins are encoded in a genomic region of Ornithodoros turicata isolate Travis chromosome 6, ASM3712646v1, whole genome shotgun sequence:
- the LOC135398481 gene encoding uncharacterized protein LOC135398481, whose translation MSRRLNVERRREVATLSLTGLSQRAIASRLGCSLSSVNRIVRAHREEGRLEDAPRSGRPPATTTEEDQQIVAVSAVEPFFTSTDNKRELGLGASAKTVQRRLKAFQSGVAVQKALLKADHEEARLQFALDHMDWDDNRMVQRNLQRRGHV comes from the coding sequence ATGAGCAGAAGATTGAACGTCGAGCGAAGACGCGAAGTCGCCACGTTGTCACTGACTGGACTGTCCCAAAGAGCGATTGCCAGCCGTCTTGGGTGTTCCCTTTCGTCGGTTAATCGCATTGTCCGCGCTCATCGCGAAGAGGGTCGCCTGGAAGATGCCCCGAGAAGTGGAAGACCGCCGGCCACCACCACGGAGGAGGACCAGCAAATAGTTGCCGTAAGTGCCGTCGAGCCATTCTTCACGTCGACGGACAACAAGAGGGAACTGGGCTTAGGGGCGTCGGCCAAAACTGTTCAGCGCCGCCTCAAGGCCTTTCAGTCTGGTGTTGCTGTACAGAAGGCCCTCCTCAAGGCTGACCACGAAGAAGCCAGGCTCCAGTTTGCCCTCGACCACATGGACTGGGACGACAACCGCATGGTTCAGCGTAATCTTCAGCGACGAGGCCACGTTTAG
- the LOC135397845 gene encoding uncharacterized protein LOC135397845, translated as MKAVEDTGFRIVRVVADNHKTNVALFKHLAGGELHHVTAHPLRQVDPLFLSFDPNHLIKNLRTCLLEREMTDGRELLQGGLYLRELLKLQKDLLIKSVRCLSRAHVAPTNLEKMKVKRAVAVFSQPVITALEFLKNNPRSHAKAHLFKDCEATVRFMTIINRWYKLHDIGHRHAQEYDRKPFTSTEDGRLVWLDVSFQQYFSDMKAACAHSQRQFLARETFSATVMTTRSTTAVIEYLLEDLKFDYVLT; from the exons ATGAAGGCCGTTGAAGACACCGGATTTCGCATTGTTCGTGTTGTGGCCGATAACCACAAGACGAACGTTGCACTTTTCAAGCATCTGGCTGGCGGGGAACTCCATCACGTAACTGCACATCCACTGCGACAAGTTGATCCCCTGTTCCTGTCATTCGACCCAAATCATCTCATCAAGAACCTGCGAACCTGTCTCCTGGAAAGAGAAATGACAGATGGCAGAGAATTACTCCAGGGAGGCTTGTACCTACGTGAACTTCTTAAGCTGCAGAAGGATCTACTAATTAAGTCAGTTAGATGCCTCAGCAGAGCACATGTTGCTCCCACTAATCTGGAGAAGATGAAAGTGAAGAGAGCAGTAGCCGTGTTCTCACAACCTGTGATAACAGCCCTGGAGTTCCTGAAAAACAACCCACGTTCTCATGCCAAAGCACACTTGTTTAAGGATTGCGAGGCAACAGTTAGGTTCATGACAATCATCAACCGTTGGTATAAACTGCATGATATAGGACATCGACATGCACAAGAGTATGACAGAAAGCCTTTCACAAGCACTGAAGATGGAAGGTTGGTCTGGCTGGATGTCAGTTTCCAGCAGTACTTCAGCGACATGAAAGCGGCCTGTGCACATTCGCAGCGTCAGTTTCTCGCCCGGGAAACGTTCTCTGCAACCGTGATGACAACTCGATCGACCACAGCTGTCATCGAATACCTGCTGGAAGACTTAAA gTTCGACTACGTCCTGACCTAA